The following nucleotide sequence is from Paroedura picta isolate Pp20150507F chromosome 1, Ppicta_v3.0, whole genome shotgun sequence.
ggATTTGATGAAAATATCTAattagcagaaagaaagaaagaaagaaagaaagaaagaaagaaagaaagaaagaaagaaagaaagaaagaaagaaagaaagaaagaaagaaagaaagaaagaaagaaagaaaagggggagattACCTTCAGCATGCAACATAAAAACCTGACCAAGTTCCTTGCTGTATTGAAACAGCCTGGTAAGAATTTTCTTGCCATTCTGAGACAACCTTGGACATTCCAAGGTCATCTCAGAATGGCAAGAAAATTCATACCAGACTGTTTCAATACAGCAAGGAACTTGGTTAGGTTTTTGTGCTCCTCCCAAGCATCAAGCACCAGATGGGTTGCCTAATGCTTGGATGCGTATGTAGGCAGAGGTCCTGGTGTTGTGCAGGGTCCTCTTGGTGGTTCAGAAGGCTGTGATGTCCATGATGAGTGGAAAGACAATGGTGGGGAAGTGGAGGTAGAGCCAGCATGGGAGGAAGTGGGACCAGAAGGAGCAGAATGCCATTTCCTTTATCCCCAAGTCCTCTCAAGGGGCTTTTAGTACAGATGAAAATTGGTGATGAGTGGAAGAAGCTAAAAAAAGAGGAGGTGTTGGAAATGGAGAGTGATTAAATTGGGGATGGCTTACAGTGATATGAAACGAACAGAGTTGCCAGGTTCGTGCATGGTGCTGGTGGGGAGGGCATTTTCCAGGAGACTTTTTCGGAGAGATCAAGTCTCAAATAGCAGAGCAGAGTGATCTCAAAGTAAATTGTGCTTATCAGAAGAATCTCCCCACCCCTCATTCTGAAGAACTGTGCACACACACCAAAGTATATATACCtgaaataaaacgttgttggtcttaaaggtaccacggatgggactccaattttgttgtcTCTCACCCAGACTCACGTTCTCtctttcctgcccctcccccaagcaggaGGAGACCTTAGGCAAGAGCTCTTCCATTTGGCTGCACAAACACAAGCCCtggggaaggaagcaggagagaGTGATGGACGGAACTCGGCATAAATGAATCTCTGTGTGGGGTTATTTTCTCCAGTTTCTTAAAGTCCTTAACCAGGTGGGGGAGACATGCAAAACTGGGGGATCTTCAGACCCCAACTGGGGAATGGCAACCTTGGAAACAAGGAGTGGGGTGTCCAATGGGAGGAAGTTAAAGAGATGAGATGTGGAGCAAGATGAGCAAGAGTAGGGAAGAGGCAAAATGAGAACATGTAAGAAAGGGCTGACGGAATAGGCACTTGAAGGGTGCTGTAGAGGCAGCTGAGGAGAACAACAAGCAGGGAGGAGGCTGGGAATGGGTGTTAAATGGAGCAGGAGCTAGGACCACAGGGGAGAATGGGCCTTGGGGGCAGGTTTGGAATTGGGATGATAGAGATGTGAAGGTAAAGGAAGTGCTTCCTTTACCTTCACAtctctatcaatcaatcaatcaatcaatcaatcactttTATTGGTATAATCATAACAGCTATATAAATcaccttgtcttttatatagatgttttgttatgattgtgccaataaaggtatttgattgattgattgattgattgagttgTGAAGGTAAAGGAAGGGTGGCTGGGCAAagtgagggtggggaggggaacaaaCAGTAGCAGGAAATGCTCAGGAGAGGTAGGGTAGAAGGGCTGTTACAGGCAGAGGGAATGATATGGGGTGAGGGTTTCGGGGGGGATAGAGAATAGGAAGATGCTTTGGGGATGGTGAAGTGACCATTTCTTGGGGGCAAGATGGAAGTGGAATTAAATGGAAGGAATGTAATGGAAGGGAAAATGTGTAAAGATGACACTAAGGGGGAGTAGAGATCTGACACAAGTGCTCATGGCCTGCTCTTCCCTGGCTCTGCAATATATGCCCTTGTTGCTGTTTGGAGGTCAAGCTGGGCTTAAGGGACAAGCTCAAAACAATCCCCAGCACTTTATTGTGGGTTCCTGTTTGCTTAAGAACAGTCCCAAAGTATGCCTTCCTTAACTGAGTTGGGAGAGTTCTATCCGCATGTTCAGCATCTCCAAAATTAAGGGGATCTTGTTTTGCTTGGCTGaggaatgtttaaaaataaaaggcaatTTTATCAGTCACCAAAAGAGAGGCCCAGCTTTTCCCACAAACAAAATCAAGCTGCTTCAGTCATTGGATTTCTTGCCTCTTCCACCTGCCATCACTTTCAAAACAAACATGGGGAAGGCAGCATTTTGACTTCCCACAGCAGGTGAAAAAAATACCTACGGCCAGTATTGCAACAACAGTAATTAGAGGAATGCCGGGTATCGTAGAAAGCCGCATAGTTTACAGTATGCAGACTATCTCAGGGTGCAGCCCTTGCTACAGAACTAAGACTCAGTTGTGACTCCAGAAGCCTTCAAATGAAAGGCAGGTTCTGTTGTCAGGAGCACAAGCAGCGGCTTCCCAGGGATGTGAAATGTTTAGTCTCCCATCGGGAGATCATTAGCTAATGGCCACCCTCTAGAGGCTGCTTGTGGGATAGCATTGCGGCTGGCTACAAGTCCTGTCTTCTGCAGATCCGTGAAGAAATAAATGCCTTGTCAAAGCTGGGAACGAAACTGAATAAAACTGGTATTCTGGACAAAGAGTAAAATGGAAGAATATTATGCGACATCTAATTTAAATTCTATGCACTTGTTCTTAAATGTAAAGGGAACAATTCCtacaaaacagaacaaagcaaaacCCACAAGCCAAGCAGCCTTTCACTCACTTTGCACAGCTGTGGAGAAACAAACCTTCACTTGTGCTAGATTTGCCTCCCACTTTTGTGTTTGAGCTACACCCATACGGGTGTGTCACTAGTGCTAGGGGAAAAGAGGGAGCTAAAAGTGCCTGGGAGATAGTCTGTGTTATGTTCACCCGCTGTGTGCTGCATATGCCCAGAGTGTTCACAGTCGAACACATTCAATGTTAGGATTGTTGGAGGATGACATCTCAAAAGCACTAAGATAGGCCTCCCTGTTGACAGGAGGAGGGGTGTTGGAACGACTCCCCACTCCAGAATCGGGACTCAGGGCAGGCTGCACATTTTCCGTATATTTCTCTTCCATCTGAGAAGGCAACATCTCCTGCTTCTGCCTGAGATTCTTGAACCGTTTGAGTTTCACGGGATCCTTAATCTCTCTAGCACAGTGCAGCAAAATCAAAATGTCCCGCCGGAATTTGGAACTCATTCCAAAGTAAATGATGGGGTTGTAGAAACTGGCCGACTTTGCAAAGAGACTGGCAAGGATGCTGGTGAGATGCGGCACAGGGGAGCCACAGGCAGACCACATAGAGCTGACGGCGTAGGGAGACCATGCAGTGATAAAGGCTGTGCAAATGACTACGGACACCTACAGGAGAGGAGAAAACAGTGAGAACCATCcattcacgcacacacacacaccgcatcAGACAGAAGGGACCGTCGAAAAGGCCGAGTTGTGTCAGCGGGTTAACTGGAATCATGGAAATACGATACACTTCTTGACCCCTGGACCATCCTCTTTCTCTTAGCTTGCGTGTCCCTTTTAGACTGCTGGCGTTTTACACTGGGGATCAGTGAACGCAATGGCCTCTGCGGACTGCTCTCTCAGTTGCCAGAAATAAGCAAGAATGGGGGAGGAAGCAGGAGCTCTGGCAGCTGCTCTTTCGTGAGATGGGGGAATCCTAGCCCACCCCTTCTTATATTTACCTCCCAAGTAGCTCTCACATAATGCTGCTTACTgggctttcctgcattctgataGTTGGGAGGGAGAATAAAAGGGCCAGTATTATTATGTCCCTGCGTAGATTTCTGGAGCGGCCTCATTTGGaagactgtgtacagttctggtcatcgtatccccaaaaggacattgcagaccTTGAAAAAAGCACAGAGGAGGGCGACCAAGATAACTGGGGGTTTGGAGCATCTCCCTTTAGACAaaaaatgactgggggggggagaacacatggtagaggtttataaaattatgcatggggtggagacctgagaaagagaaatttttctccctctccctgaaTACTAGAACTTGAATACTAGAATCCTGAAAACTAGAACCAATgaaccaatgaaactgatgggctgtaggttcaggacagaaaaAGGGAATACTACTTTACGcagagagaatttttaaaaagtgaaatttgctgccagaggatgtagtgatggacaCAGGAATTTTTcagaggggattagatagatgcaTGGAGGAGATGTTTATCTATGGTGACTAGCCATAgtggctgaggggaacttccacattcagaaacaCTAAgcatctgaatcccagaaccaggaggcaacattaggggaaaccctcgggctctctgccctgttattggctccCCAGAGGAACAGGATGGCCACCATGTAAGAAAgattgctggactagacagactattggcctgttccagcaaggctcttcttatgttctgatggGATTTTAGCTTTTCCCACATTTGCATTCCTGGAATTTGGACTGGAAGGGGATCGTATATACAGAATGCATTTGCACGTGCAGCTTCTCATCCAGCTAACTATAGGCTTGGCTGAAGACTGCATCCAGGCATGAATGGTTTGGAGCATGGACACTTCAGCCATGGATTATCCATAAAAGATTCATTATTTTTCCCCTCAATCTCTATTTTTCTTTGTTCCCCTCCATGATTCAGTTAccaatttttcattttctttattttatactATTAGGTCAAATTTGGAAGCTGTAGACTGGAAAAGAAGACAACTGATCTGTTTTGGATATGCACTTTTAAAATTTCTAGACTGACCCTTGTGACGCTTCGTTCTGTGCGCCTCTGCCTGTCAGTTGGATCGCCCATTCCACTTAATGCATGGCTTGACTTGACGGTATTGATGATGGACACATATGAGAAAAGCATGATAGTCACAGGTAGAAAGAAACAGCAGATGAAAATGGACACTATGTAGGCCTTGTAGATTGCTGAAAAGCTGGCTTTTGCCCAATCTATTTCACACGTTCCATACATGCGATCTAGGAAAAATATAatttggttattttttaaaaaatgattaataCAAGTTTCTAATCCTTTAAGAGGGGTCTCCAGCCTAGAATTCTTAAGGGAAAAGTTTATTGCAGTGACTTAATGAACTGTAATAAATACAACAATAGGTTTTACTATAATATCTTTTCCATGATCTCTGACTTATAAATGGCCTAGATTCACCATAATCCTTAATGGCTACTGAGAAGGAGTGGACTTGCAGACCCCTTCTCTTCCTTCAGGTTAGTCCTGGGGGAGAGGAGGTTTAGAAAAGCCCTGCAGCTTAATGTATTTTAGAATtagatttt
It contains:
- the LOC143838974 gene encoding visual pigment-like receptor peropsin, encoding MSFSLSPQAPWRNNNITFLNRETPFTEQGETVIGFYLLALGWMSWFGNSIVIFVLYKQRAVLQPTDYLTFNLAISDASISIFGYSRGIIEIFNVFRDDGFLITSIWTCQIDGFLTFLFGLASINTLTVISLTRYVRGCHPSKVHCISNSSISVILVFIWVSAFFWSVAPVLGWGSYTDRMYGTCEIDWAKASFSAIYKAYIVSIFICCFFLPVTIMLFSYVSIINTVKSSHALSGMGDPTDRQRRTERSVTRVSVVICTAFITAWSPYAVSSMWSACGSPVPHLTSILASLFAKSASFYNPIIYFGMSSKFRRDILILLHCAREIKDPVKLKRFKNLRQKQEMLPSQMEEKYTENVQPALSPDSGVGSRSNTPPPVNREAYLSAFEMSSSNNPNIECVRL